The Lachnospiraceae bacterium oral taxon 500 genome window below encodes:
- a CDS encoding formate C-acetyltransferase/glycerol dehydratase family glycyl radical enzyme gives MEIRKLTERIAKMRKNIIDIPASICPERGEIITKVYEEYEYLPVVRLRGKSLEAILRNMTIYIDEDGLLAGNQASRDKAAPVFPEYGIDWMMKELDEFAQRDGDRFEISEEAKQKIRDFAPYWSNKTLKLKALSTMTEEARLYYDQNIIKAEGCITSGDGHVAMAYDDILKRGLLYYKEYALQKCRELDTSDYTKLKSYHFYQAFAGVADAIIDFAERYAVLAEKMAAEKNVGDGRREELMKLAEICRKVPAHPAEGFYEAVQFVWFIHLILQIESNGHSYSYGRLDQYLAPYYQKSIEAGEITEERALELIQNLCIKTLSINKIRSWEMTKTGAGMPLYQNITIGGQTADRKDAVNPVTMLILEAVGALKLPQPNLTVRYHQGASPEFMKACMDVVKRGFGMPAFNNDEIIIPSFIAKGVEEKDAYDYSAVGCVEVAVPGKWGYRCTGMSFINFPRTLLTALNDGVEPNSGIKIFEGAGHLQNMTSFDQVLTAWRKGIKEVTRVSVIIDNCADVCLEEGYPDVLCSALTQNCLETGKTLKEGGSKYDFISGLQVGIANLGDSLAAIKDIVFEQKLITPVELWQAMKDNFSGEWGQEIQRLLQNSSHKYGNDDYVDYLLAEAYGDYIKEIRKYTNTRYNRGPIGGGYYAGTSSISANVPHGAATMATPDGRKAGQPLAEGCSPAHNRDTNGPTAVFKSVSKLPTKEITGGVLLNQKINPLLLQEDKNVEKLILMVRAFFDDLKGFHVQFNVVSKETLLDAQKHPEDHKDLIVRVAGYSAFFNALSKMTQDDIIARTEQSL, from the coding sequence ATGGAAATCAGAAAGTTGACGGAACGAATTGCTAAGATGCGGAAAAATATTATTGATATTCCAGCCTCGATTTGCCCGGAGAGAGGGGAAATCATTACCAAGGTATATGAAGAATATGAATACCTTCCCGTAGTCCGGCTGCGGGGAAAGAGTTTGGAAGCGATTTTAAGAAATATGACGATTTATATCGATGAGGATGGCCTTTTGGCGGGAAATCAAGCCAGCCGGGACAAGGCGGCGCCGGTCTTTCCGGAGTATGGGATCGACTGGATGATGAAGGAACTGGATGAGTTTGCCCAAAGAGATGGTGACCGATTTGAGATCAGTGAAGAGGCAAAACAAAAAATCCGTGATTTTGCCCCATATTGGAGTAATAAAACCTTAAAATTAAAGGCTCTTTCGACTATGACGGAAGAAGCAAGGCTTTATTATGATCAGAATATTATCAAAGCGGAAGGCTGTATTACTTCGGGAGACGGACATGTAGCGATGGCATATGACGATATCCTGAAGCGGGGACTGCTGTATTATAAGGAATACGCGCTGCAAAAATGTCGGGAGTTGGATACTTCGGATTATACCAAACTGAAAAGTTACCATTTTTATCAGGCATTTGCCGGAGTCGCGGACGCGATTATTGATTTTGCTGAAAGATACGCTGTCTTGGCGGAAAAAATGGCGGCGGAAAAAAATGTTGGAGACGGGCGCCGGGAAGAATTGATGAAGCTGGCCGAGATTTGCCGGAAGGTGCCGGCTCATCCGGCGGAGGGCTTTTATGAAGCTGTTCAGTTTGTTTGGTTTATTCATTTGATACTGCAGATTGAGTCGAACGGGCATTCCTATTCTTACGGACGGCTGGATCAGTATTTAGCACCGTATTATCAAAAATCGATAGAAGCGGGAGAAATTACGGAAGAAAGAGCCTTGGAGCTGATTCAGAACTTATGCATAAAAACCTTGTCAATCAATAAAATCCGCAGTTGGGAAATGACTAAGACCGGCGCGGGGATGCCGCTGTATCAAAATATCACCATCGGCGGACAAACTGCGGATCGAAAAGATGCGGTTAATCCGGTTACGATGCTGATTTTAGAAGCGGTCGGAGCGTTAAAACTGCCGCAGCCCAACTTGACGGTGCGCTATCATCAAGGAGCGTCGCCGGAATTTATGAAAGCCTGCATGGATGTGGTAAAAAGGGGATTTGGCATGCCGGCCTTCAATAATGATGAAATCATTATTCCGTCATTTATCGCAAAAGGTGTAGAAGAGAAAGATGCTTATGATTATTCGGCGGTAGGCTGTGTTGAAGTTGCGGTGCCGGGCAAATGGGGATATCGCTGTACCGGTATGAGCTTCATTAATTTTCCGCGGACTTTATTGACGGCACTAAACGATGGGGTGGAGCCGAATTCGGGGATTAAGATTTTTGAAGGTGCCGGACATCTGCAGAATATGACTTCCTTTGATCAGGTATTGACAGCATGGCGTAAGGGGATTAAAGAAGTGACAAGAGTTTCGGTCATTATTGATAATTGCGCCGATGTATGCTTGGAAGAGGGATATCCCGATGTTTTATGCTCTGCTTTGACGCAAAATTGCTTGGAAACGGGAAAAACATTAAAAGAAGGCGGTTCAAAATATGATTTTATCAGCGGCCTGCAGGTAGGAATTGCCAACTTGGGTGATTCTTTGGCTGCCATCAAGGATATTGTTTTTGAACAGAAGCTGATTACTCCGGTAGAGCTTTGGCAGGCAATGAAGGATAATTTTTCCGGAGAATGGGGACAGGAAATACAAAGACTTTTGCAAAACAGCAGCCATAAATATGGAAATGATGATTATGTCGATTATCTACTGGCAGAAGCATATGGGGATTATATTAAAGAAATCAGAAAATATACCAATACTCGCTACAATCGGGGGCCGATTGGCGGCGGTTACTATGCGGGTACTTCGTCAATCTCGGCCAATGTTCCTCATGGCGCCGCTACAATGGCGACACCGGATGGAAGAAAGGCTGGTCAGCCTTTGGCCGAGGGGTGCTCGCCGGCTCATAATCGAGATACGAATGGGCCGACAGCGGTATTTAAGTCTGTTTCCAAATTGCCGACGAAAGAGATTACCGGCGGTGTGCTGCTGAATCAAAAAATCAATCCCCTGTTACTGCAAGAGGATAAAAATGTAGAAAAATTAATTTTAATGGTCAGGGCATTTTTTGATGATTTAAAAGGCTTTCATGTTCAATTTAATGTCGTATCCAAAGAAACCCTGCTTGATGCGCAAAAACATCCGGAAGATCATAAAGATTTGATTGTCAGAGTGGCGGGATACAGTGCGTTCTTTAACGCTTTATCAAAAATGACACAGGATGATATTATTGCCCGGACGGAACAAAGCCTTTAA
- a CDS encoding fructose-6-phosphate aldolase has translation MILLPGRNKAFNSGLCGRRIKIKEVRLKMKIFIDTADVAVIKQLYGRYRFDGVTTNPRLLARMQGKPMELLQEIHRAIPTEAELHVQVVSLKAEEMIKEAEHILKVLGSDVHIKVPVSEDGYRVIRHLAEKRVSVTATAIFQPMQALLAAESGAASVAPYVRQISNKSSDGVAVAKEIQRLLDVNGYQTELLAAAFESVHQVAEMAACGAKSVTIAPEILTEMLRNGFTENAVKGFYEEFKSSFNQENMLQ, from the coding sequence ATGATATTATTGCCCGGACGGAACAAAGCCTTTAACAGTGGTTTGTGTGGTCGCCGGATAAAAATAAAGGAAGTGAGGTTAAAAATGAAAATATTTATTGATACGGCTGATGTTGCTGTAATTAAACAGCTTTATGGCAGATATCGGTTTGATGGGGTAACAACGAATCCAAGGCTGCTGGCCAGGATGCAGGGAAAACCAATGGAACTTCTGCAGGAGATTCACCGTGCCATCCCAACGGAAGCGGAGCTTCATGTTCAGGTTGTTTCGCTGAAAGCAGAGGAGATGATTAAGGAAGCAGAACATATTCTAAAAGTATTGGGTTCAGATGTGCATATTAAGGTTCCGGTCAGTGAGGACGGCTATCGAGTCATTCGGCATCTGGCGGAAAAAAGGGTTTCAGTGACGGCAACTGCAATTTTTCAGCCAATGCAGGCGCTGCTGGCTGCGGAATCGGGGGCGGCTTCGGTAGCACCGTATGTCCGCCAGATTAGTAATAAGAGCAGTGACGGAGTGGCGGTAGCTAAGGAGATTCAAAGGCTTTTGGATGTTAACGGCTATCAAACCGAGCTTTTGGCAGCAGCTTTTGAAAGCGTTCATCAAGTGGCAGAAATGGCTGCTTGTGGTGCAAAATCGGTAACGATAGCACCGGAAATTTTGACAGAGATGCTGAGAAACGGATTTACGGAAAACGCGGTTAAAGGCTTTTATGAGGAATTTAAAAGCAGCTTTAATCAGGAAAATATGTTGCAGTAA
- a CDS encoding ABC transporter permease, which yields MSTTDSVMINTNYQEWKKKRRKEQLNYLILCGCGILIFFGLWQAAVSLRIADAKLLPAPVQVFETIVQKVYQKEPDGNVLLANILASLQVALSGFLLALIIGIPLGLVMGWYRLAEAFFRPIFELVRPIPPIAWIPLVVVWLGIGLKAKALIIFFSAFVPCVINAYTGIRLTNQTYINVAKTFGASETEIFYKVGIPSSLPMVFAGIRVALGNSWSTLVAAEMLAATAGLGYMIQFGRTIARPDLVIAGMVVIGVIGAILSAILSSAENRFVKGRKNGNN from the coding sequence ATGAGTACGACAGATTCGGTAATGATTAATACAAATTATCAGGAATGGAAAAAGAAGCGGCGGAAAGAGCAGTTAAACTATCTGATTCTTTGCGGCTGCGGTATCTTGATATTTTTTGGCCTGTGGCAGGCGGCAGTCAGCTTGAGAATTGCGGATGCGAAACTGCTGCCTGCACCTGTGCAGGTATTTGAAACGATTGTTCAGAAGGTTTATCAAAAAGAACCGGATGGAAATGTCTTGCTGGCTAATATTTTGGCCAGTCTGCAAGTCGCTTTATCGGGCTTTTTGCTGGCGCTGATAATCGGAATTCCGCTGGGCCTGGTTATGGGCTGGTACCGTTTGGCAGAGGCTTTTTTTCGGCCGATTTTTGAACTGGTGCGTCCGATTCCGCCAATTGCATGGATTCCGCTGGTAGTAGTTTGGCTGGGAATTGGGTTGAAGGCCAAGGCACTGATCATTTTTTTCTCAGCTTTTGTTCCCTGTGTAATTAATGCGTATACGGGAATTCGCCTGACAAATCAGACCTATATCAATGTAGCCAAAACTTTCGGGGCATCGGAAACGGAAATTTTTTACAAAGTAGGAATTCCGTCGTCGCTGCCGATGGTTTTTGCCGGCATTCGGGTAGCGCTCGGTAATTCGTGGTCAACCTTGGTGGCGGCGGAAATGTTGGCAGCTACAGCCGGGTTAGGCTATATGATTCAGTTCGGGCGAACGATTGCCCGGCCGGATCTGGTCATTGCCGGTATGGTAGTAATAGGTGTTATCGGAGCGATATTATCCGCTATTCTGTCTTCGGCCGAGAACCGTTTTGTCAAAGGCAGAAAAAATGGAAACAATTAG
- a CDS encoding ABC transporter permease: MEKGKRTNFFNMVCVFLSVLAVTLILVGWISFAALNPRLMPGPAEVIERLIRTFTKPIANTILFGHIWASLRRVLIGLIFAWLVGIGLGILIGWNKKVKAVLGSVLEILRPIPPIAWIPLVIMWFGIGEFSKVFIVFIGTIFGLIVNTSAGIRLVDSINVDVGRVFQGNQRQILMDIVVPTALPSIFAGIRTSVSSGWTTVVAAEMLGAKLGLGSLVTKGWQGNDMALVLVAVISIAAIGALLSTVLSRLEKVVCPWNNI, translated from the coding sequence ATGGAAAAAGGAAAGAGAACCAATTTCTTTAATATGGTGTGCGTTTTTTTATCAGTGCTGGCGGTAACGCTGATATTGGTAGGCTGGATTTCTTTTGCTGCATTGAATCCGCGCTTGATGCCGGGACCGGCGGAGGTGATAGAACGCTTGATTCGGACTTTCACGAAGCCAATCGCCAATACGATTCTGTTTGGTCATATTTGGGCCAGTCTTCGCCGGGTATTGATTGGTCTCATTTTTGCGTGGCTGGTCGGGATTGGACTGGGGATATTGATTGGCTGGAATAAGAAAGTAAAGGCGGTTTTGGGCAGCGTTCTTGAGATCCTGCGTCCGATTCCGCCGATTGCCTGGATTCCTTTAGTTATTATGTGGTTTGGGATTGGTGAGTTTTCAAAAGTTTTCATTGTGTTTATCGGGACAATATTTGGCTTAATTGTCAATACTTCAGCCGGGATTCGGTTGGTAGACAGCATTAATGTTGATGTTGGCCGGGTTTTTCAGGGAAACCAGCGGCAAATTCTAATGGATATTGTGGTCCCGACGGCACTTCCGTCTATATTTGCCGGTATTCGGACTTCCGTCAGCTCCGGTTGGACAACGGTAGTAGCGGCAGAGATGTTGGGAGCGAAGTTAGGCTTGGGCTCTTTGGTAACAAAAGGATGGCAGGGAAATGATATGGCACTGGTGCTGGTGGCGGTTATCAGTATTGCGGCGATCGGTGCCCTGCTTTCGACAGTATTATCGAGATTGGAAAAGGTAGTGTGCCCATGGAACAATATATAA
- a CDS encoding ABC transporter, with protein sequence MEQYIKTKLEVKNISKTFFTEAKETIVIKDISFQVKEGEFLVILGPGRCGKTVLLDIICGLEERTSGVIYYQDKETSGLNPEIGRVFQKIAIMPFKTVRENVELGLKFTGIKKEERKKISQHYIDLVGLTGFENSYPTQLSGGMKQRVGIARAYAMHPGVLIMDEPFGQLDAQTRYSMQNEILRISSEEKKTIIFVTNNIEEACSLGDRIVLLSSRPAEVKAVYDMSFLPKPRNMVSEEFLAIRQKISENTDLAL encoded by the coding sequence ATGGAACAATATATAAAAACAAAATTAGAAGTAAAGAATATCAGCAAAACTTTTTTCACGGAAGCCAAGGAAACAATCGTTATCAAAGATATTTCCTTTCAGGTAAAGGAAGGAGAATTTTTGGTAATTTTAGGGCCGGGCCGCTGCGGAAAAACGGTGCTGTTGGATATTATTTGCGGGTTAGAGGAGCGAACTTCCGGAGTAATTTATTATCAGGATAAGGAAACAAGCGGGCTTAATCCGGAGATTGGTCGGGTTTTTCAGAAAATTGCGATCATGCCTTTTAAAACGGTGCGGGAAAACGTGGAATTAGGTCTAAAATTTACCGGTATAAAAAAAGAAGAAAGGAAAAAGATTTCACAGCATTATATTGACTTGGTAGGATTAACCGGATTTGAAAACTCGTATCCAACACAGTTGTCCGGCGGGATGAAGCAGAGGGTCGGAATTGCTAGGGCTTATGCCATGCATCCGGGAGTACTGATTATGGATGAGCCGTTTGGCCAGTTGGATGCGCAGACCAGATATTCGATGCAAAATGAGATTTTACGGATCAGCAGCGAAGAGAAAAAAACGATTATTTTTGTCACCAATAATATTGAAGAAGCATGCAGTTTGGGGGACAGAATTGTGTTGTTGAGCAGCCGACCGGCAGAGGTAAAAGCGGTTTACGATATGAGCTTTTTACCAAAGCCGAGAAATATGGTCAGCGAGGAGTTTTTGGCAATCCGGCAAAAAATTTCAGAGAATACAGACTTAGCCTTATAG
- a CDS encoding ABC transporter ATP-binding protein has product MGMDNREVKVKVDNLTKQFGELLVLNDISFDIKKNEFLCVVGPTGCGKTTFLNCLTKIYSPTKGEIKIDGEPADPKKHNISFVFQEPSAFPWLTVRENLEFGLGVKRVDKKEAQKRVDKILSLMGLKEVENAYPRELSVSVEQRIIIGRSFVMQPDLLLMDEPYGQMDIKMRFYLEDEVIRLWKELGSTVIFITHNIEEAVYLAERVLILSNKPTTVKESLPIALPHPRNISDPKFIEYRNYITDAIKWW; this is encoded by the coding sequence ATGGGAATGGACAATCGGGAAGTAAAAGTAAAGGTGGATAACTTGACGAAACAGTTCGGAGAGTTATTGGTGCTGAACGATATCAGTTTTGACATTAAAAAAAATGAATTTTTATGTGTAGTCGGACCGACCGGCTGTGGTAAAACCACATTTTTAAACTGTTTGACAAAAATCTATTCTCCAACTAAAGGAGAGATTAAGATTGACGGCGAGCCGGCAGACCCGAAAAAGCACAATATATCTTTTGTGTTTCAGGAACCGTCTGCTTTTCCGTGGCTAACTGTCCGAGAAAACTTGGAATTTGGGTTAGGCGTGAAGCGTGTGGATAAAAAAGAAGCGCAAAAGCGGGTGGATAAGATATTGAGTCTTATGGGTTTAAAAGAAGTGGAAAACGCGTATCCCAGAGAACTTTCCGTTAGCGTTGAGCAGCGTATTATTATCGGACGTTCGTTTGTGATGCAGCCGGATCTCTTGCTGATGGATGAGCCGTATGGACAGATGGATATTAAAATGCGGTTTTATCTGGAGGACGAAGTTATTCGCCTGTGGAAGGAATTGGGCAGTACGGTTATTTTTATTACCCACAATATTGAAGAGGCCGTTTACTTGGCGGAGCGAGTATTGATCTTAAGCAATAAACCGACTACGGTTAAGGAGTCATTACCGATTGCTTTGCCCCATCCCAGAAATATCAGTGATCCCAAGTTTATTGAATATCGGAATTATATTACCGATGCTATTAAATGGTGGTAA
- a CDS encoding superoxide dismutase, producing MKFELPKLPYAYDALEPYIDAMTMQVHYEKHHATYTANFNAAIEGLDVPSCPRKLLAEIDRIPADKRQAVINNGGGYYNHKLFWENLAPNAGGEPTGELAEAIKEAFGSFAEFKEKFNTAAKTRFGSGWAWLTMKDLKLEVLSTANQDAPLQDGRRILLALDVWEHAYYLKYQNRRPDYVEAFWNVVNWDVVAERYQKSKEKQSGGCACHK from the coding sequence ATGAAATTTGAATTACCAAAGTTACCGTATGCCTATGATGCATTAGAGCCGTACATTGACGCTATGACCATGCAGGTTCATTATGAAAAGCACCACGCTACTTATACCGCTAACTTCAATGCGGCGATTGAGGGATTAGATGTGCCGAGCTGCCCGCGTAAGCTGCTGGCCGAGATTGATCGGATTCCGGCGGACAAGCGTCAGGCTGTTATCAATAACGGCGGCGGGTATTATAATCACAAATTATTCTGGGAAAACCTTGCACCTAATGCCGGCGGCGAGCCGACCGGAGAATTGGCGGAAGCAATTAAGGAAGCTTTCGGGTCTTTTGCCGAGTTTAAGGAAAAGTTTAATACCGCAGCTAAGACTCGCTTTGGTTCGGGCTGGGCTTGGCTGACGATGAAGGATTTAAAATTAGAGGTGCTTTCCACTGCCAATCAGGATGCGCCCTTACAGGACGGCCGCCGGATTCTACTGGCGTTGGACGTTTGGGAACACGCCTATTACTTGAAATATCAAAACCGCCGTCCGGATTATGTGGAAGCATTTTGGAATGTGGTCAACTGGGATGTCGTAGCGGAAAGATATCAAAAGAGTAAGGAAAAGCAAAGCGGCGGCTGTGCCTGCCATAAATAA
- a CDS encoding DegV family protein has protein sequence MTKIKIATDSTADIPKSLAEELNIAVLPLTILAGDKEYLDGVDITPEEFYRVLETADKLPVSSQVSVTLYQELFEKTWREGYTDIIHVILNSKGSGTYQAGVLARDLFLEEHKEAAEQFRIHLIDSGTYSMAYGWAAVEAARMAAKGEEVAAIIAHIQDWVSHARPMLVPLSLKFVKKSGRVSAAAAFVGDAIGLKPMITFEQGESKVVGKARGEKKVVRELVELCRKERRPGTPYMLVYGNNQEQREQLRELCREMLDQPPTLEYPVGCIISINTGPNMVALIYRM, from the coding sequence ATGACCAAAATCAAGATTGCAACCGATTCCACCGCTGACATTCCGAAATCATTGGCGGAGGAATTAAATATTGCCGTCCTGCCGCTGACGATTTTAGCGGGCGATAAGGAATATCTGGACGGAGTGGATATTACGCCGGAGGAGTTTTATCGTGTTTTGGAAACGGCGGATAAATTGCCGGTTTCTTCCCAGGTGTCGGTTACGCTTTATCAGGAGCTGTTTGAAAAGACCTGGCGTGAGGGCTATACCGATATTATTCATGTGATTTTGAACTCCAAAGGATCCGGCACATATCAGGCGGGAGTCCTGGCCAGAGATTTGTTTCTGGAGGAGCATAAGGAAGCGGCGGAGCAGTTTCGGATTCATTTGATTGATTCGGGAACTTACAGCATGGCATATGGCTGGGCGGCGGTCGAAGCGGCGCGGATGGCGGCTAAGGGAGAAGAAGTAGCGGCGATTATTGCTCATATTCAGGATTGGGTCAGTCACGCCCGGCCGATGCTGGTGCCGCTTAGTTTGAAATTTGTCAAAAAATCCGGTCGGGTGTCCGCGGCAGCGGCGTTTGTCGGCGACGCGATTGGCCTGAAGCCGATGATTACCTTTGAACAGGGGGAATCCAAGGTTGTGGGCAAAGCCCGCGGCGAAAAGAAAGTGGTACGGGAATTGGTGGAGCTTTGCCGGAAGGAGCGGCGGCCGGGAACTCCCTATATGCTGGTTTACGGTAATAATCAGGAACAGCGGGAGCAACTGCGTGAGCTTTGCCGGGAAATGCTTGATCAGCCGCCGACGCTGGAATATCCGGTCGGTTGTATTATTTCAATTAATACCGGCCCGAATATGGTGGCGTTGATTTACCGGATGTAA
- a CDS encoding type II toxin-antitoxin system Phd/YefM family antitoxin, which translates to MASLQELIRPSADLRNHYSEISRQCRENNEIVIITVNGRGDTVSMGYEEYKRMKARLELLELLAEADNDVKEGRAAPIQETFEDLRNILQEENL; encoded by the coding sequence ATGGCATCATTACAAGAATTGATTCGACCATCGGCGGATTTGAGAAATCATTATAGTGAAATTTCAAGGCAATGCAGAGAAAATAATGAAATCGTGATTATCACGGTCAACGGTAGAGGCGATACTGTGTCTATGGGTTATGAGGAGTATAAAAGAATGAAGGCGAGGCTGGAGCTTTTAGAGCTTTTGGCAGAAGCGGACAATGATGTGAAAGAAGGAAGGGCAGCACCAATTCAGGAAACATTTGAGGACTTGCGAAATATTTTACAGGAGGAAAACCTGTGA
- a CDS encoding type II toxin-antitoxin system RelE/ParE family toxin: protein MRYRIIRTDVADSQIRSIILYVAEVFGNQVALEKLKELEESILALAENPYLGTRPQYPVLKRQGYKVLILKKNLVFYKVKEEQKEVIIYAVIDGRQEYLRIIQGL, encoded by the coding sequence GTGAGGTATCGGATAATCAGAACGGATGTAGCAGATTCTCAAATTAGAAGTATTATTTTGTATGTTGCGGAGGTTTTTGGTAATCAAGTAGCATTGGAAAAGTTGAAAGAATTAGAAGAAAGTATTTTGGCATTGGCAGAAAATCCGTATTTAGGAACAAGGCCTCAGTATCCGGTATTAAAAAGACAGGGATACAAAGTATTGATTTTAAAGAAAAATTTGGTTTTTTATAAGGTAAAAGAAGAACAAAAAGAGGTCATAATTTATGCTGTAATTGATGGAAGGCAAGAGTACCTTCGAATTATTCAGGGACTGTAA
- a CDS encoding ferritin, which translates to MLSEKMVKLLNEQVNKELYSAYLYLDMANFYTNKNLKGFANWYYVQAQEEMAHAMLFRAYVLREGYPVELEAIARPDVAFAELVDPLKAAYQHEVYVTGTIHNIYAAAQEEKDYRTITFVDWFVKEQAEEEENASDLVQRFELFGQDMKALYLLDAELATRTYTPPTLTI; encoded by the coding sequence ATGTTATCAGAAAAAATGGTAAAATTATTAAATGAGCAGGTTAACAAGGAGCTTTACTCGGCATATCTTTATTTGGATATGGCTAATTTTTATACGAATAAAAATTTAAAGGGTTTTGCTAATTGGTACTATGTACAGGCACAGGAGGAAATGGCACATGCGATGCTGTTTCGGGCTTATGTGCTGCGGGAAGGATATCCGGTGGAATTAGAGGCGATTGCCAGGCCGGATGTGGCGTTTGCTGAACTGGTCGATCCTTTAAAAGCGGCATATCAGCATGAAGTCTATGTGACCGGCACCATTCACAATATTTATGCAGCAGCGCAGGAGGAAAAGGATTACCGGACCATTACTTTTGTTGACTGGTTTGTTAAAGAGCAGGCGGAAGAAGAGGAAAATGCCAGCGACTTGGTTCAAAGATTTGAATTGTTTGGTCAGGATATGAAAGCCCTGTATTTGCTGGATGCGGAATTGGCGACCAGAACCTATACCCCGCCGACATTGACGATTTAA
- the ybaK gene encoding Cys-tRNA(Pro) deacylase, with protein MDKNKTNAMRMLDKQGIAYEALTYDASDGNIDGVSVAAKVGWDPAHVYKTLVLRGSDRNYYVGVIPVAAELDLKKAAKVFGVKNVELIPVADLLPVTGYIRGGCSPIGMKKDFPLCVDRSAEELDFILVSGGRIGTQIKLDPRRLMALRHARSADLLKA; from the coding sequence ATGGATAAAAATAAAACAAATGCCATGCGGATGCTGGATAAACAAGGAATTGCCTATGAAGCGTTGACTTATGATGCCAGTGACGGCAATATCGACGGCGTATCGGTGGCGGCTAAGGTTGGCTGGGATCCTGCCCATGTTTATAAAACGTTGGTGCTGCGGGGGAGTGACAGAAATTATTATGTCGGAGTAATTCCGGTGGCGGCAGAACTGGATTTAAAAAAGGCGGCCAAGGTTTTCGGCGTGAAAAACGTGGAGCTCATTCCGGTAGCGGATCTTTTGCCGGTGACCGGTTATATTCGGGGCGGCTGTTCGCCGATTGGCATGAAAAAGGATTTTCCGTTGTGTGTTGACCGCAGTGCGGAGGAGCTGGATTTTATCCTGGTCAGTGGCGGCCGGATCGGCACGCAGATTAAGCTGGATCCGCGCCGGTTAATGGCATTGCGTCATGCACGCAGCGCTGATCTGCTGAAAGCATGA